Proteins co-encoded in one Conger conger chromosome 4, fConCon1.1, whole genome shotgun sequence genomic window:
- the mkxa gene encoding mohawk homeobox a, whose translation MNTIVFNKLSNQVIFEEKAKEVERSSRNYLEVIDGQHPDLLSNNQTIKDNSASRHRRSGSRQSGGKVRHKRQALQDMARPLKQWLYKHRDNPYPTKTEKILLALGSQMTLVQVSNWFANARRRLKNTVRQPDLSWALRIKLYNKYVQGNAERLSVSSDDTCSEDGENPTHTQTGVVEFSKPMYQSVIKKEGTVMGTGLRADASLGEDYVSPPKYKSSLLHRYLNDSLRHVMASNAVMDSRKRNHSGSFSSNEYDDELLSPSSSETEANFVYRAETVDHGSSKCDSAPKEKARGKDETYWREINAAMALTNLAQGKDSVSGTTSCIIQKSSHISEIKTVKVPMVQKY comes from the exons ATGAACACAATTGTGTTTAACAAACTAAGTAATCAAGTCATTTTTGAAGAAAAGGCGAAAGAAGTTGAACGGAGCAGCCGAAATTATTTAGAAGTAATTGATGGGCAGCATCCAGATTTACTCTCAAACAACCAGACAATCAAAGACAACTCTGCCAGCAGGCATAGAAGGTCTGG GTCCCGACAAAGCGGAGGAAAGGTGCGACATAAGCGGCAGGCACTTCAGGACATGGCCCGGCCTCTGAAGCAATGGCTATATAAACACAGGGACAATCCTTACCCCACTAAAACGGAGAAAATCCTGCTTGCCCTGGGCTCCCAGATGACATTGGTCCAG gtatcTAACTGGTTTGCGAATGCCAGGCGGCGACTGAAGAACACGGTGAGGCAGCCGGACCTCAGCTGGGCCCTGCGGATCAAGCTTTATAACAAATATGTGCAGGGGAACGCCGAGAGGCTGAGCGTGAGCAGCGACGACACATGTTCAGAAG ACGGAGAAAACCCTACGCACACCCAGACAGGCGTGGTGGAGTTCAGCAAGCCCATGTACCAAAGCGTCATCAAGAAGGAGGGCACGGTCATGGGGACGGGTCTGCGGGCCGACGCCTCGCTCGGAGAGGATTATGTTTCTCCGCCCAAGTACAAGAGCAGCTTGCTACACCGGTACCTCAACGACTCGCTGCGCCACGTCATGGCCTCCAACGCCGTCATGGACTCACGCAAGAGGAACCACTCAGGGTCTTTCAGCTCCAACGAGTACGACGACGAGCTGCTCTCCCCCTCGTCCTCCGAGACCGAGGCCAACTTCGTTTACCGAGCCG agactGTGGACCATGGATCAAGTAAATGTGACAG CGCGCCAAAGGAAAAGGCTCGGGGCAAAGATGAAACGTACTGGAGAGAAATCAACGCAGCCATGGCCTTGACCAACCTCGCCCAGGGAAAGGACAGTGTATCAGGGACAACCAGCTGCATCATCCAGAAGTCCTCCCATATATCAGAAATAAAGACTGTCAAAGTCCCCATGGTGCAGAAGTATTAG